A stretch of the Lactuca sativa cultivar Salinas chromosome 9, Lsat_Salinas_v11, whole genome shotgun sequence genome encodes the following:
- the LOC111921362 gene encoding squamosa promoter-binding-like protein 14 — MEEVGTQLAPPLYMYNTIGAGRFPDAHPMAKKRSLPYQNPNLIQHQQQQQYLQRLIPTLNEPRNSWNPKNWEWDSSRLVAKPLDMMEISREQQQQQHHHQTAVNPPNPDGSKKSPVGQREEDERLLLKLGGGEEAATRPSKRVRSGSPGSGCAGNYPMCQVDNCKEDLSTAKDYHRRHKVCEVHSKAGKALVGKQMQRFCQQCSRFHPLSEFDEGKRSCRRRLAGHNRRRRKTQPEDVALQLLIPGNGDKNGANDMDIVGLLTVLARAQGNAEDMSRNSSPLPNKDQLMQILNKINSLPLPVDPGSKQPVPGSLTNVDQEKTSSEVQKVNKKTSSSTMDFLGVLSGSSDAPEPLSQKRNQVIEADKNKTNSGCVNQTMVHSGGERSSTSFQSREDSDCQVMDTPLNLQLQLFSSSPEDDSPPKLASSRKYFSSDSSNPMEDRSPSSSPPVVQRLFPTKASRERMKPESMSTSGEVTANVKATMSLELFGGMNNGADNVSIQSSPYRAGYTSSSGSDQSPSSLNSDPQDRTGRLSFKLFDKDPSHLPGSLRTQVYNWLSQSPSEMEGYIKPGCVVLSIYLSMSSSSWDQLEGNFLQYINALVQESGTDFWGSGRFLAHTEKQIASHKDGKVHLFKSLKAWSSPQLISISPLAVVSGKETSFVLRGRNLRTPGTKIYCTHADGCILEEATESTDQDSTYEEISTRRFTICAPSERGRCFIEIENGFRGTSFPIIIADSTLCQELNLLEAEFGEVQNRQPSLVKETIHFLNELGWLFQKKNGGSGSHYSLTRFKFLLVFSVERDLCGLVKTLLGILLQKGSGGITEDDSSMEMLYTINLLNRAVKRKCKNMVDLLIHYSVVGDTDTDSAASRKYIFPPNLAGPGGITPLHLAACTSDSDDMVDALTNDPNEVGLLSWNSSLDANGLSPFVYATMRNNNSYNTLVAQKLANRIAGQVSVHISNEIELQTARRVDHVDHHELSFRVRDHHVGTKSCSKCAIVTAKHPRRIPGSQGLLHRPYIHSMLAIAAVCVCVCLFLRGAPNIGLVAPFKWENLNFGSM, encoded by the exons ATGGAAGAGGTTGGTACTCAACTAGCTCCTCCTTTATATATGTACAACACAATCGGTGCCGGAAGATTTCCCGATGCCCATCCGATGGCCAAGAAACGAAGCCTGCCGTATCAAAACCCAAACCTTATTCAACATCAGCAACAACAACAGTATCTACAAAGGTTAATCCCAACTTTAAATGAGCCACGGAACAGTTGGAACCCTAAAAATTGGGAATGGGATAGTTCAAGACTCGTGGCTAAACCCTTGGATATGATGGAGATTTCTAGAgaacagcaacagcaacaacaCCATCATCAAACTGCTGTTAATCCTCCCAATCCCGATGGGTCAAAGAAGAGTCCAGTTGGTCAAAGGGAAGAAGATGAACGCCTCTTGTTGAAGCTTGGTGGTGGTGAGGAGGCAGCGACCAGGCCTAGCAAAAGGGTCCGATCTGGTTCACCTGGCAGTGGTTGTGCCGGGAATTATCCAATGTGTCAAGTTGATAACTGCAAAGAAGATCTATCCACTGCTAAAGACTACCATAGGCGTCACAAGGTTTGTGAGGTTCATAGTAAAGCTGGAAAAGCCCTAGTTGGAAAACAGATGCAAAGATTCTGTCAACAGTGTAGCAG GTTCCACCCTCTTTCTGAGTTTGACGAGGGGAAGAGAAGCTGTAGGCGTAGACTTGCAGGTCACAACAGGCGAAGAAGAAAGACACAGCCAGAAGATGTTGCTTTACAGTTATTAATCCCTGGAAATGGTGATAAAAATGGCGCCAATGACATGGATATTGTTGGTTTGCTAACAGTTTTAGCTCGTGCTCAAG GAAATGCAGAGGACATGAGCAGGAATTCTTCACCATTACCTAATAAAGATCAGCTTATGCAAATTCTCAACAAAATAAACTCTTTGCCTTTACCGGTTGACCCAGGGTCAAAACAACCAGTTCCTGGAAGCTTGACTAATGTTGACCAAGAGAAAACCTCTTCCGAGGTtcaaaaagtcaacaaaaaaACCAGTTCATCAACCATGGACTTTCTTGGTGTTCTTTCAGGCTCTTCGGATGCACCTGAGCCATTGTCACAAAAAAGGAACCAAGTGATTGAGGCTGATAAGAACAAGACTAACTCTGGTTGTGTTAACCAAACCATGGTTCATTCTGGAGGAGAGAGAAGTAGCACTAGTTTTCAGTCTCGTGAGGATTCAGATTGTCAAGTGATGGACACACCCCTTAATTTACAGTTACAGCTGTTCAGTTCTTCACCTGAAGATGACAGTCCACCTAAGCTAGCATCAAGCAGGAAGTATTTCTCATCTGACAGTAGTAATCCAATGGAAGACAGGTCACCATCATCTTCGCCACCTGTCGTGCAAAGGCTTTTCCCAACAAAAGCTTCAAGAGAGAGAATGAAGCCTGAAAGTATGTCTACTAGTGGTGAAGTTACTGCAAATGTTAAAGCCACCATGTCTCTGGAGCTTTTTGGAGGGATGAATAATGGAGCTGATAATGTTTCCATTCAAAGCTCACCTTACAGAGCTGGGTACACGTCATCATCTGGTTCTGACCAATCACCTTCCAGCTTAAATTCTGATCCTCAG GATCGAACCGGGCGATTATCGTTTAAACTGTTTGACAAGGATCCGAGTCATTTGCCTGGGTCACTACGGACACAG GTTTACAATTGGCTTTCTCAAAGTCCATCAGAGATGGAAGGATACATAAAGCCTGGTTGCGTGGTTCTTTCAATTTATTTGTCCATGTCATCGTCTTCTTGGGATCAA CTTGAAGGAAACTTTCTTCAGTATATCAATGCTCTTGTGCAAGAATCTGGTACTGATTTCTGGGGATCCGGAAGATTCTTAGCACATACTGAAAAGCAAATAGCTTCACATAAAGATG GCAAGGTCCATTTGTTCAAATCTTTGAAAGCATGGAGTTCGCCACAGTTGATTTCCATTTCTCCTCTAGCCGTTGTATCCGGAAAGGAGACTTCTTTTGTCCTAAGAGGCCGAAACCTAAGGACACCTGGCACCAA AATCTATTGCACACATGCGGATGGATGTATACTGGAGGAAGCAACAGAATCAACAGATCAAGATTCTACATATGAGGAAATTAGCACACGTAGGTTCACAATTTGTGCACCTAGTGAACGTGGTCGATGTTTCATCGAG ATAGAAAACGGTTTCAGAGGTACGAGTTTTCCTATAATCATTGCGGATTCTACTCTCTGCCAAGAATTGAACCTTTTGGAGGCTGAATTTGGTGAGGTCCAAAATAGGCAACCAAGTTTGGTGAAGGAAACCATACACTTTTTAAATGAGCTTGGATGGCTTTTCCAGAAAAAAAATGGAGGATCCGGATCTCATTATAGTCTCACTCGATTCAAATTCCTTCTTGTGTTCTCGGTTGAAAGAGATTTGTGTGGTTTAGTGAAAACTCTTTTAGGGATTCTTCTTCAAAAAGGCTCCGGGGGCATTACAGAAGACGATTCATCAATGGAGATGCTATATACAATTAACCTTTTAAACCGGGCTGTTAAAAGAAAATGCAAAAACATGGTTGATTTGCTCATACATTATTCAGTAGTTGGAGATACAGATACAGATTCTGCTGCTTCCAGAAAGTACATTTTCCCGCCAAATCTAGCGGGACCCGGCGGCATCACCCCCTTGCATTTGGCTGCTTGCACTTCTGATTCAGACGATATGGTTGATGCCTTGACAAACGACCCGAACGag GTTGGGTTGCTGAGCTGGAATTCTTCCTTGGATGCAAACGGGCTGTCACCATTTGTATACGCGACCATGAGAAACAACAACTCATACAACACATTAGTGGCACAAAAACTTGCAAACAGAATAGCGGGTCAAGTCTCTGTACATATCTCAAACGAGATAGAGCTTCAAACCGCAAGGAGGGTTGACCATGTTGACCACCATGAGCTTAGTTTCAGAGTGAGGGATCATCATGTGGGCACAAAATCTTGTTCAAAATGTGCGATTGTAACAGCAAAACACCCGAGAAGAATCCCGGGTTCACAAGGGTTGCTTCATCGTCCGTATATCCACTCCATGCTTGCAATAGCTGcggtttgtgtatgtgtgtgtttgttcCTTCGTGGGGCCCCCAATATCGGTTTGGTTGCTCCGTTTAAGTGGGAGAATTTGAACTTTGGTTCAatgtaa
- the LOC111921567 gene encoding probable carboxylesterase 15 gives MAKVEVDECRGVLKVYSDGSIWRSTEPSFRVSVVDDGSVLWKDVQFDQQNNLHLRLYKPASAVVKKLPVFYYIHGGGFCIGSRTWPNCQNYCFKLALALQAVIVAPDYRLAPENRLPLAVEDGFTSVKWLQSQAVAAEPDPWLVDSADFTRVFISGDSAGGNIAHNMAVRLRAGSKSLEPVQVKGYVLLAPFFGGTQLTESEAHGPKDAFLNWELIDRFWRLSIPVGDTMDHPLVNPFGPVSLDLEPVELDPMLVVCGGADLLKDRAKDYAERLKKLGKKVEYAEFEGQQHGFFTIDPDSQVSKELMEIIKDFIKQYSI, from the exons ATGGCGAAAGTGGAGGTCGACGAGTGTCGAGGGGTGCTCAAAGTTTACAGTGATGGATCAATATGGCGATCAACTGAACCGAGCTTTCGAGTCTCTGTGGTTGACGATGGTTCGGTGCTCTGGAAAGACGTTCAGTTTGATCAACAAAACAACCTCCACCTCCGTCTTTACAAACCGGCTTCCGCTGTGGTCAAAAAGCTACCGGTGTTTTACTACATCCACGGCGGTGGTTTCTGCATCGGGTCACGAACATGGCCAAACTGTCAGAACTACTGTTTTAAACTGGCTCTGGCTTTACAAGCTGTAATTGTGGCTCCTGATTACCGGTTAGCCCCTGAGAACCGGCTTCCGTTGGCGGTGGAGGATGGGTTCACTTCCGTGAAGTGGCTCCAATCGCAGGCGGTGGCAGCTGAGCCTGACCCATGGCTGGTTGACTCGGCAGACTTTACACGTGTCTTCATCTCCGGTGACTCTGCTGGTGGTAACATTGCTCATAATATGGCGGTTCGGTTGAGGGCTGGTTCCAAGAGCTTGGAACCGGTTCAGGTTAAAGGCTATGTTCTCTTGGCACCCTTTTTTGGTGGGACCCAGTTAACGGAATCCGAGGCTCATGGTCCTAAAGACGCTTTCTTGAATTGGGAACTCATCGATAG GTTTTGGAGGTTATCGATTCCGGTTGGGGACACCATGGACCATCCTCTAGTGAACCCGTTTGGACCGGTTAGCTTGGATCTTGAACCGGTGGAGTTGGACCCAATGTTGGTGGTTTGTGGGGGTGCTGACCTATTGAAGGACAGAGCTAAAGACTACGCAGAAAGATTGAAGAAGTTGGGAAAAAAGGTGGAGTACGCAGAATTTGAAGGTCAGCAACATGGGTTCTTCACCATAGATCCAGATTCACAAGTATCCAAGGAATTGATGGAGATAATTAAAGACTTCATCAAACAGTATTCCATTTAA